The Acanthochromis polyacanthus isolate Apoly-LR-REF ecotype Palm Island chromosome 5, KAUST_Apoly_ChrSc, whole genome shotgun sequence genome includes a window with the following:
- the kif17 gene encoding kinesin-like protein KIF17 isoform X2 yields MGSESVKVVVRCRPLNDREKALSSKMVLSMDLQRCQCFIEKPGAVDEPPKQFTFDGTYYIDQATEQMYNEIAYPLVEGVTEGYNGTIFAYGQTGSGKSFTMQGVTEPAAQKGVIPRAFEHIFESIQCAENTKFLVRASYLEIYNEEIRDLLGSNTKQRLELKEHPERGVYVRDLSMHTVHSVGECERIIEQGWRNRAVGYTLMNKDSSRSHSIFTIHLEICNTDAAGQDHLRAGKLNLVDLAGSERQSKTGATGERLREATKINLSLSALGNVISALVDGRSKYIPYRDSKLTRLLQDSLGGNTRTLMIACLSPADNNYEESLSTLRYANRAKSIQNRPRINEDPKDALLREYQEEIKKLRALISGQLGTADLSSLLAGHISEASPVFPSRPLSSTTEAKKEKIKEEYEEKLAKLQAEYNAEQESKAKLQEDIAALRCSYESKLSNLEKARASRGSSVPKNGDTKPPGQNKEPLSSSCTTQAAEEELCLNSDPIFHSTTGETSSVKPVVPCTPAGVQKGSDRGGAIEATDDSTAGSLDQKHALERLQRLEQEVVGGEQARNKELQQRHRQRKNLADLRKVQLIHALTENSEESENVLLNVYNSIQEEVHAKNQMLVKVQSKLKAAKLEIRDLQAEFEVERNDYLATIRRLEKEGQLLHSLLERMVPLVRRDCNYSNLDRLKKEAVWDEDSATWRLPDVMVQKTTLPSAVAPKPSVCRSAGPDVGEPHTVEEDRYKEMLDRSDSENIASSYFKPKRASQLLGGDVSKGHAIHSPPLVTMAAHLSVSGSNVNPPISSESVLPRPFRLESLGVPVSNGKVKRKKSKSHIHTEGI; encoded by the exons ATGGGGTCTGAGTCGGTGAAGGTGGTGGTCCGGTGCAGGCCCCTGAATGACAGGGAGAAGGCTCTCAGCTCCAAGATGGTGCTGTCCATGGACCTGCAGCGCTGCCAGTGCTTCATAGAAAAGCCTGGAGCAGTGGATGAGCCGCCCAAGCAGTTTACCTTTGATGGAACCTACTACATTGATCAAGCAACTGAGCAGATGTACAATGAGATAGCCTATCCTCTGGTGGAG GGTGTCACTGAGGGATACAATGGCACTATTTTTGCATATGGACAAACTGGAAGCGGCAAGTCTTTCACCATGCAGGGGGTGACTGAGCCTGCAGCCCAGAAGGGCGTCATCCCACGGGCCTTTGAGCACATTTTTGAGAGCATTCAG TgtgcagaaaatacaaaattccTGGTGAGGGCCTCTTACTTGGAGATTTACAATGAAGAAATCAGAGACCTTTTGGGAAGCAACACCAAACAGAGACTGGAG CTGAAAGAGCACCCAGAGCGTGGGGTGTATGTGCGGGACCTCTCCATGCACACTGTGCACAGTGTGGGGGAGTGTGAGAGAATCATAGAGCAGGGCTGGAGGAACCGGGCAGTGGGCTACACACTGATGAACAAAGACTCCTCCCGCTCCCACTCCATCTTCACCATCCACCTGGAGATCTGCAACACTG ATGCAGCAGGCCAGGACCACCTAAGAGCAGGAAAACTCAACCTAGTGGACTTGGCAGGAAGTGAGCGTCAGTCTAAAACCGGTGCTACTGGCGAGCGACTCCGTGAGGCCACAAAGATCAACCTCTCCCTCTCGGCCCTCGGCAATGTCATCTCTGCCCTGGTGGATGGACGCTCCAAGTACATCCCCTACCGGGACTCCAAGCTGACCCGACTGCTGCAGGACTCTTTGGGAGGAAACACACGCACCTTGATGATCGCCTGCCTCTCACCTGCAGACAACAACTACGAGGAAAGCCTGAGCACGCTGCGCTATGCGAACCGGGCCAAGAGCATCCAGAACAGGCCTCGGATCAATGAAGACCCTAAGGATGCTCTGCTCCGAGAGTATCAGGAGGAGATCAAAAAGCTGCGGGCCCTCATCTCAGGCCAGCTGGGCACTGCTGACCTGTCAT CTCTTCTGGCTGGTCACATTTCTGAGGCGTCCCCTGTTTTTCCTTCAAGGCCACTATCCAGCACCACTGAGGCGAAGAAGGAAAAGATTAAAGAG GAGTATGAAGAGAAGCTTGCCAAGTTGCAGGCTGAATACAATGCAGAGCAGGAATCCAAAGCAAAGCTCCAGGAGGACATTGCTGCTCTGCGTTGCTCCTATGAATCAAAGCTGTCTAATCTGGAAAAGGCTCGAGCCAGCAGGGGGAGCTCTGTCCCTAAAAATGGTGACACAAAACCACCTGGTCAAAACAAAGAACCAT TGAGCTCCAGCTGTACGACCCAGGCTGCAGAGGAAGAGCTCTGCCTGAACTCAGATCCCATTTTCCACAGTACAACTGGAGAAACTTCCTCTGTCAAG CCTGTTGTGCCCTGTACGCCAGCTGGTGTCCAAAAAGGTTCAGATAGAGGTGGAGCCATAGAGGCAACTGATGACAGCACAGCTGGATCTCTGGACCAGAAACACGCCCTGGAAAG ACTGCAGCGGCTGGAGCAGGAGGTAGTTGGAGGTGAGCAGGCCAGGAACAAAGAGTTACAACAGAGGCATCGGCAGAGGAAGAACCTGGCTGACCTGAGAAAAGTCCAGCTCATCCATGCTTTGACAGAGAACAGTGAGGAGAGTGAAAATGTGCTGCTGAACGTCTACAATTCCATCCAAGAAGAGGTCCATGCCAAAAACCAGATGCTGGTCAAAGTTCAAAGCAAG CTGAAAGCAGCCAAACTGGAGATCCGTGACCTGCAGGCAGAGTTTGAGGTGGAGAGGAATGACTACCTGGCAACCATCCGTCGTCTGGAGAAGGAAGGCCAGCTACTGCACAGCCTGCTGGAGCGCATGGTGCCCCTGGTGCGCCGTGACTGCAACTACAGCAACCTGGACCGCTTGAAGAAAGAAGCCGTTTGGGACGAGGACAGCGCCACCTGGAGGCTGCCAGATGTGATGGTGCAGAAAACAACACTGCCTTCAG CAGTGGCTCCGAAACCGTCTGTCTGTAGAAGCGCCGGTCCTGATGTTGGAGAACCACATACG GTAGAAGAGGACAGGTACAAGGAGATGCTGGACCGCAGTGACAGTGAGAACATCGCCAGTAGCTACTTCAAGCCAAAGAGAGCGAGCCAGCTGCTGGGAGGTGATGTTTCCAAGGGACACG CCATCCACTCTCCTCCCCTGGTTACCATGGCAGCCCACCTTTCTGTTAGTGGGTCCAACGTGAATCCACCCATCAGCTCAGAATCCGTCCTACCTCGGCCTTTCCGCCTGGAGTCGCTTGGTGTCCCAGTGTCCAATGGTAAGGTGAAGCGCAAAAAAAGCAAATCTCACATCCATACTGAGGGAATCTGA
- the kif17 gene encoding kinesin-like protein KIF17 isoform X1 codes for MGSESVKVVVRCRPLNDREKALSSKMVLSMDLQRCQCFIEKPGAVDEPPKQFTFDGTYYIDQATEQMYNEIAYPLVEGVTEGYNGTIFAYGQTGSGKSFTMQGVTEPAAQKGVIPRAFEHIFESIQCAENTKFLVRASYLEIYNEEIRDLLGSNTKQRLELKEHPERGVYVRDLSMHTVHSVGECERIIEQGWRNRAVGYTLMNKDSSRSHSIFTIHLEICNTDAAGQDHLRAGKLNLVDLAGSERQSKTGATGERLREATKINLSLSALGNVISALVDGRSKYIPYRDSKLTRLLQDSLGGNTRTLMIACLSPADNNYEESLSTLRYANRAKSIQNRPRINEDPKDALLREYQEEIKKLRALISGQLGTADLSSLLAGHISEASPVFPSRPLSSTTEAKKEKIKEEYEEKLAKLQAEYNAEQESKAKLQEDIAALRCSYESKLSNLEKARASRGSSVPKNGDTKPPGQNKEPLSSSCTTQAAEEELCLNSDPIFHSTTGETSSVKPVVPCTPAGVQKGSDRGGAIEATDDSTAGSLDQKHALERLQRLEQEVVGGEQARNKELQQRHRQRKNLADLRKVQLIHALTENSEESENVLLNVYNSIQEEVHAKNQMLVKVQSKLKAAKLEIRDLQAEFEVERNDYLATIRRLEKEGQLLHSLLERMVPLVRRDCNYSNLDRLKKEAVWDEDSATWRLPDVMVQKTTLPSAVAPKPSVCRSAGPDVGEPHTQVEEDRYKEMLDRSDSENIASSYFKPKRASQLLGGDVSKGHAIHSPPLVTMAAHLSVSGSNVNPPISSESVLPRPFRLESLGVPVSNGKVKRKKSKSHIHTEGI; via the exons ATGGGGTCTGAGTCGGTGAAGGTGGTGGTCCGGTGCAGGCCCCTGAATGACAGGGAGAAGGCTCTCAGCTCCAAGATGGTGCTGTCCATGGACCTGCAGCGCTGCCAGTGCTTCATAGAAAAGCCTGGAGCAGTGGATGAGCCGCCCAAGCAGTTTACCTTTGATGGAACCTACTACATTGATCAAGCAACTGAGCAGATGTACAATGAGATAGCCTATCCTCTGGTGGAG GGTGTCACTGAGGGATACAATGGCACTATTTTTGCATATGGACAAACTGGAAGCGGCAAGTCTTTCACCATGCAGGGGGTGACTGAGCCTGCAGCCCAGAAGGGCGTCATCCCACGGGCCTTTGAGCACATTTTTGAGAGCATTCAG TgtgcagaaaatacaaaattccTGGTGAGGGCCTCTTACTTGGAGATTTACAATGAAGAAATCAGAGACCTTTTGGGAAGCAACACCAAACAGAGACTGGAG CTGAAAGAGCACCCAGAGCGTGGGGTGTATGTGCGGGACCTCTCCATGCACACTGTGCACAGTGTGGGGGAGTGTGAGAGAATCATAGAGCAGGGCTGGAGGAACCGGGCAGTGGGCTACACACTGATGAACAAAGACTCCTCCCGCTCCCACTCCATCTTCACCATCCACCTGGAGATCTGCAACACTG ATGCAGCAGGCCAGGACCACCTAAGAGCAGGAAAACTCAACCTAGTGGACTTGGCAGGAAGTGAGCGTCAGTCTAAAACCGGTGCTACTGGCGAGCGACTCCGTGAGGCCACAAAGATCAACCTCTCCCTCTCGGCCCTCGGCAATGTCATCTCTGCCCTGGTGGATGGACGCTCCAAGTACATCCCCTACCGGGACTCCAAGCTGACCCGACTGCTGCAGGACTCTTTGGGAGGAAACACACGCACCTTGATGATCGCCTGCCTCTCACCTGCAGACAACAACTACGAGGAAAGCCTGAGCACGCTGCGCTATGCGAACCGGGCCAAGAGCATCCAGAACAGGCCTCGGATCAATGAAGACCCTAAGGATGCTCTGCTCCGAGAGTATCAGGAGGAGATCAAAAAGCTGCGGGCCCTCATCTCAGGCCAGCTGGGCACTGCTGACCTGTCAT CTCTTCTGGCTGGTCACATTTCTGAGGCGTCCCCTGTTTTTCCTTCAAGGCCACTATCCAGCACCACTGAGGCGAAGAAGGAAAAGATTAAAGAG GAGTATGAAGAGAAGCTTGCCAAGTTGCAGGCTGAATACAATGCAGAGCAGGAATCCAAAGCAAAGCTCCAGGAGGACATTGCTGCTCTGCGTTGCTCCTATGAATCAAAGCTGTCTAATCTGGAAAAGGCTCGAGCCAGCAGGGGGAGCTCTGTCCCTAAAAATGGTGACACAAAACCACCTGGTCAAAACAAAGAACCAT TGAGCTCCAGCTGTACGACCCAGGCTGCAGAGGAAGAGCTCTGCCTGAACTCAGATCCCATTTTCCACAGTACAACTGGAGAAACTTCCTCTGTCAAG CCTGTTGTGCCCTGTACGCCAGCTGGTGTCCAAAAAGGTTCAGATAGAGGTGGAGCCATAGAGGCAACTGATGACAGCACAGCTGGATCTCTGGACCAGAAACACGCCCTGGAAAG ACTGCAGCGGCTGGAGCAGGAGGTAGTTGGAGGTGAGCAGGCCAGGAACAAAGAGTTACAACAGAGGCATCGGCAGAGGAAGAACCTGGCTGACCTGAGAAAAGTCCAGCTCATCCATGCTTTGACAGAGAACAGTGAGGAGAGTGAAAATGTGCTGCTGAACGTCTACAATTCCATCCAAGAAGAGGTCCATGCCAAAAACCAGATGCTGGTCAAAGTTCAAAGCAAG CTGAAAGCAGCCAAACTGGAGATCCGTGACCTGCAGGCAGAGTTTGAGGTGGAGAGGAATGACTACCTGGCAACCATCCGTCGTCTGGAGAAGGAAGGCCAGCTACTGCACAGCCTGCTGGAGCGCATGGTGCCCCTGGTGCGCCGTGACTGCAACTACAGCAACCTGGACCGCTTGAAGAAAGAAGCCGTTTGGGACGAGGACAGCGCCACCTGGAGGCTGCCAGATGTGATGGTGCAGAAAACAACACTGCCTTCAG CAGTGGCTCCGAAACCGTCTGTCTGTAGAAGCGCCGGTCCTGATGTTGGAGAACCACATACG CAGGTAGAAGAGGACAGGTACAAGGAGATGCTGGACCGCAGTGACAGTGAGAACATCGCCAGTAGCTACTTCAAGCCAAAGAGAGCGAGCCAGCTGCTGGGAGGTGATGTTTCCAAGGGACACG CCATCCACTCTCCTCCCCTGGTTACCATGGCAGCCCACCTTTCTGTTAGTGGGTCCAACGTGAATCCACCCATCAGCTCAGAATCCGTCCTACCTCGGCCTTTCCGCCTGGAGTCGCTTGGTGTCCCAGTGTCCAATGGTAAGGTGAAGCGCAAAAAAAGCAAATCTCACATCCATACTGAGGGAATCTGA
- the sh2d5 gene encoding SH2 domain-containing protein 5, producing the protein MGEAPVREDGTVTRSAEYVGSFPVDDRCLDEQIKQLDTQLTSLRTCKRRRPVSLKFSIKGVKMYNEDETTLLMAHALRRISLTTARPVDAQFAFVSHNPGSIHGQLYCHVFKARHSRAAQFLNLLLCRCFQLSYLEKHPEEAQEESVGSAPRRNPSLLNHGFPLSVSALVSFRRAPFRGLLPGTKKKQKSFEEQHSSQDEVFPTSSPSLVRKKAIRTKALRSGAYRSFTFTPLKQRNVQERLSSSQGKNQDKTSGRRSRAPSLAETEEALAQAVWCWAGIATDSSYSLLADDVLGSYLLCPHPKKPKCGSLIIRFPSGLITHLIENTRKGKFLLEKCKTEFSTLAELIEHYTETQDNLPCPLSCARVNHCYEWEEDGSRQQPVKLHKSPNKIKTKSTHRKAWV; encoded by the exons ATGGGTGAAGCACCAGTCAGAGAGGATGGCACAGTGACCCGGTCAGCAGAG TATGTGGGCTCATTTCCTGTGGATGACCGCTGTTTGGACGAGCAGATTAAGCAACTGGACACACAGCTGACGTCCCTCAGA ACATGCAAGCGGCGGAGGCCTGTGTCCCTGAAATTCTCCATTAAAGGTGTGAAAATGTACAATGAGGATGAAACG ACCCTCCTCATGGCTCACGCTCTGCGTAGAATCTCTCTGACCACCGCCCGGCCTGTCGATGCCCAGTTTGCCTTTGTCTCCCATAACCCTGGCAGCATCCATGGCCAACTCTACTGCCATGTCTTCAAAGCAAGGCATTCCAGAGCG GCCCAGTTCCTGAACTTGCTGCTGTGCCGCTGTTTCCAGCTGTCTTACTTGGAGAAGCACCCAGAAGAGGCTCAGGAAGAATCTGTTGGCTCAGCGCCTCGCCGCAACCCTTCGCTGCTCAACCACGGCTTCCCTCTTAGCGTCAGCGCCTTGGTGTCATTCAGGAGAGCCCCTTTTCGAGGGTTGCTGCCAGGCACTAAG aaaaagcagaagtcttTCGAGGAACAGCACAGCAGCCAAGATGAAGTCTTCCCCACCTCCTCCCCGTCCCTGGTGCGCAAGAAAGCCATTCGTACCAAAGCGCTGCGTTCTGGCGCCTACCGCTCCTTCACCTTCACGCCGCTCAAACAGCGCAATGTTCAGGAGCGACTGAGCTCGTCACAAG GAAAGAACCAAGACAAGACTTCAGGGAGGAGATCCCGGGCTCCCAGCTTGGCCGAAACAGAAGAAGCTCTGGCTCAAGCTGTGTGGTGTTGGGCTGGTATCGCAAC TGACAGCAGCTATTCCCTGCTTGCAGATGATGTTTTGGGATCATACCTTCTCTGCCCACATCCCAAAAAACCCAAATGTGGTTCTCTGATCATTCGCTTCCCCTCTGGCCTCATCACGCACCTCATAGAGAACACTCGTAAAGGGAAATTCTTGCTGGAG aaATGCAAGACTGAGTTCAGCACCCTAGCAGAGCTGATTGAACACTACACGGAGACCCAGGACAACCTGCCGTGTCCGCTGAGTTGTGCTCGGGTGAACCACTGCTACGAGTGGGAGGAAGATGGCAGCAGACAGCAGCCTGTAAAGCTGCACAAGAGcccaaacaaaatcaaaactaaAAGTACCCACAGAAAGGCATGGGTGTAA